A DNA window from Argopecten irradians isolate NY chromosome 10, Ai_NY, whole genome shotgun sequence contains the following coding sequences:
- the LOC138332607 gene encoding collagen alpha-2(I) chain-like, producing MAGAVGVTGVTGADGVTGSTGADGITGSTGADGITGSTGQQGLTGSTGTQGLTGSTGAVGVTGVTGADGVTGSTGADGITGSTGADGITGSTGQQGLTGSTGMGVTGVTGADGVTGSTGADGITGSTGADGITGSTGQQGLTGSTGTQGLTGSTGAVGVTGVTGSG from the exons atggcg GGAGCAGTGGGTGTCACTGGCGTTACGGGAGCGGATGGTGTCACCGGCAGTACaggagcagatggtatcaccggtagtacgggagcagatggtatcaccggcAGTACGGGACAACAGGGCttgactggcagtacgggaACACAGGGAttgactggcagtacgggaGCAGTGGGTGTCACTGGCGTTACGGGAGCGGATGGTGTCACCGGCAGTACaggagcagatggtatcaccggtagtacgggagcagatggtatcaccggcAGTACGGGACAACAGGGCttgactggcagtacgggaA TGGGTGTCACTGGCGTTACGGGAGCGGATGGTGTCACCGGCAGTACaggagcagatggtatcaccggtagtacgggagcagatggtatcaccggcAGTACGGGACAACAGGGCttgactggcagtacgggaACACAGGGAttgactggcagtacgggaGCAGTGGGTGTCACTGGCGTTACGGGAAGCGGATGA